One segment of Ignavibacteriales bacterium DNA contains the following:
- the mreC gene encoding rod shape-determining protein MreC, protein MIRFFVSLWENFKEYIVLVILLIVSLILLSQNNSQGIQKVRSLAFGTFASVTSIFTDIFNISNLKIENENLRRTNAEMMLHLSKLREYAIVNEDLKGLLALKDSSKYPLISATVVSKSLTKSQGTITLNVGKNQKVKVGMPVITDKGLVGIVYSIADNYSIARTLTNVDLKVTVKSERTRENAVMKWNGERLVMVNVPKTFNLKKGDRIVTSEISSIIPFPLPVGLVYEIGNVEQGIFNEIRVHPFVDFQKLENVFILGIVKSKEIDELQFNLLNK, encoded by the coding sequence ATGATTAGATTTTTTGTTTCATTATGGGAAAATTTTAAGGAATATATTGTACTTGTAATTTTATTAATTGTTAGTCTCATTCTCCTCTCACAAAACAATTCACAGGGAATTCAGAAAGTTCGCTCACTAGCATTTGGCACCTTCGCTTCTGTTACTTCCATTTTTACTGATATTTTTAATATCAGCAATCTTAAAATAGAAAATGAAAATCTCAGGAGAACAAATGCTGAGATGATGCTTCACTTGAGTAAACTGCGTGAATATGCAATCGTAAATGAAGATTTAAAAGGATTATTAGCTCTAAAAGACTCTTCAAAATATCCACTCATTTCTGCAACTGTCGTTTCAAAATCATTAACTAAATCACAAGGCACAATTACACTTAATGTTGGTAAAAATCAGAAAGTAAAAGTTGGAATGCCTGTGATAACGGATAAAGGATTAGTTGGAATTGTTTACTCAATTGCGGATAACTATTCCATTGCAAGAACTTTAACAAACGTCGATTTAAAAGTTACAGTAAAAAGTGAACGAACTAGAGAAAACGCCGTAATGAAATGGAATGGCGAAAGATTGGTTATGGTAAACGTTCCCAAAACTTTTAATTTAAAAAAAGGGGATAGAATTGTCACTTCAGAAATCAGTTCAATAATTCCATTTCCTTTACCAGTAGGATTGGTTTACGAAATTGGAAATGTTGAGCAAGGTATTTTCAATGAAATTAGAGTTCATCCTTTTGTTGATTTTCAAAAATTGGAAAATGTTTTTATTCTGGGTATAGTTAAAAGTAAAGAGATCGATGAACTTCAATTTAACTTGTTAAACAAATAA
- a CDS encoding rod shape-determining protein, producing the protein MGIFDFFSNDIAIDLGTANTLIYVKGKGIVLNEPSIVAFDKNSKRIIALGNKAKEMQGREHKEIKVTRPMRDGVIADFEIAEGMIRAFIKRVHGNGVMGSRRVIVAVPSGVTEVEKRAVRDSAEHAGAKEVHLIAEPMAAAIGIGIDVEAPVGNMIIDIGGGTTEIAVIALSGIVNEESIRIAGDEMNYAIMQFFKKNHNILIGERTAEAIKCEVGSAVPLKEEITIQVKGRDLVGGIPKTTEVSSVEIREALNEAVVQIVDAVRQTLERTPPELSADILDRGVMLTGGGALLKGLDERIRMETNLPVHVAEDPLTAVARGAGKVIDNLNHYSKVLIRNRRY; encoded by the coding sequence ATGGGTATATTTGATTTTTTTTCCAACGACATTGCAATTGACTTAGGAACTGCTAATACTCTTATTTATGTAAAAGGAAAGGGAATAGTATTGAATGAACCTTCCATCGTTGCGTTTGACAAAAATTCTAAACGAATTATTGCGCTTGGAAATAAAGCAAAGGAAATGCAGGGAAGGGAACATAAAGAAATAAAAGTTACTCGTCCAATGCGTGATGGTGTAATTGCTGATTTTGAAATCGCTGAGGGGATGATTCGTGCTTTTATAAAACGTGTACACGGAAACGGAGTTATGGGCAGCAGAAGAGTAATTGTTGCTGTGCCAAGCGGCGTTACCGAAGTTGAAAAAAGAGCTGTGAGAGATAGCGCAGAGCATGCTGGTGCAAAAGAAGTTCACTTAATTGCAGAGCCAATGGCCGCAGCAATTGGAATTGGAATTGATGTTGAAGCTCCTGTTGGAAATATGATAATTGATATTGGTGGCGGTACAACAGAAATAGCCGTTATTGCACTATCAGGAATTGTAAATGAAGAATCAATTCGTATTGCGGGCGATGAAATGAATTACGCGATTATGCAGTTCTTCAAAAAAAATCATAACATACTAATTGGCGAAAGAACAGCAGAAGCAATAAAATGTGAGGTTGGTTCAGCAGTTCCATTAAAAGAAGAAATTACAATCCAGGTAAAAGGAAGAGATCTAGTTGGTGGTATTCCTAAAACAACAGAAGTTAGTTCTGTAGAAATTAGAGAAGCCTTAAACGAAGCAGTTGTGCAAATTGTTGATGCTGTAAGACAAACATTGGAAAGAACTCCACCTGAACTTTCTGCAGATATTCTTGATCGTGGAGTAATGTTAACTGGCGGCGGCGCTTTGTTAAAGGGATTGGATGAACGCATTAGAATGGAAACTAATCTTCCTGTTCACGTTGCAGAAGATCCATTAACGGCGGTTGCAAGGGGTGCTGGAAAAGTAATTGATAATCTTAACCACTATTCTAAGGTATTAATTCGTAATAGAAGATATTGA
- the purH gene encoding bifunctional phosphoribosylaminoimidazolecarboxamide formyltransferase/IMP cyclohydrolase: MKKLALLSVSDKSKIIEFANGLVKNGYQIIATGNTAKVLSDNKIEVTEISSITGFPEIFEGRVKTLHPKIFGGILFRRDNDSDIKQAADNLIEAIDIVCVNLYPFVKTVSNPNSTLDDIIENIDIGGPSLVRASAKNYKFVSILTNPDQYDAFLEELNVGTISAETRRKLAVASYSYTANYDTHIANYLENKFQIAPTHFRVSEKLSQSLRYGENPHQNAGIFGNFEDYFSVFHGKEISYNNILDLVAAVELCEDLGETCCTVIKHNNPAGAAIGKNPFEAYIRALKCDPVSSFGGIVAFNKQVDIETAVELNKIFLEIVCAPSFSDGALEVLKKKKDRRLVIQKKSVLTEGKIYRSIPGGILTQDSDSISLKEDELKIVTDKAPSKQELEDLKFAWKIAKHTKSNAIVYVKDKATLGVGAGQMSRIDSAKIAVMKAKEHGLELNGSVAASDAFFPFADGLLEIIKCGAVSVIQPGGSVRDQEVIDAANQNKISMVFTGIRHFKH; this comes from the coding sequence TTGAAAAAATTAGCCTTACTAAGTGTTTCTGATAAATCAAAGATTATAGAGTTTGCAAACGGCTTGGTAAAAAATGGTTATCAGATAATTGCAACAGGCAATACAGCAAAAGTTCTTTCGGATAATAAAATTGAAGTTACTGAAATAAGTTCCATCACGGGTTTTCCAGAAATTTTTGAAGGTCGTGTTAAAACACTTCATCCAAAAATATTTGGCGGAATACTTTTTAGACGTGATAACGATTCAGATATCAAACAAGCAGCAGATAATTTAATTGAAGCAATTGATATAGTTTGTGTTAATCTTTATCCGTTTGTTAAAACTGTTTCAAATCCAAACTCTACTTTAGATGATATAATTGAGAACATTGATATTGGCGGCCCAAGTTTAGTTCGCGCCTCGGCAAAAAATTATAAATTTGTATCAATATTAACAAATCCTGATCAGTACGATGCGTTTCTTGAAGAATTAAATGTAGGAACTATTTCCGCTGAAACAAGAAGGAAACTAGCTGTAGCTTCGTATTCATATACTGCAAATTACGATACACATATCGCAAATTATTTAGAAAATAAATTTCAAATTGCTCCAACTCATTTTCGAGTTAGTGAAAAGCTGAGTCAATCGTTACGATACGGAGAAAATCCACATCAGAATGCAGGCATCTTTGGAAATTTTGAAGATTACTTTTCAGTTTTTCACGGCAAAGAAATCTCTTATAACAATATTTTAGATTTAGTTGCCGCTGTTGAACTTTGTGAGGATCTTGGAGAAACTTGTTGTACAGTAATCAAACATAATAATCCGGCTGGCGCAGCTATTGGTAAGAATCCATTTGAAGCGTATATTCGGGCATTAAAATGCGATCCTGTTTCTTCTTTTGGCGGAATTGTTGCATTTAACAAACAAGTTGATATTGAAACTGCTGTTGAGCTAAATAAGATTTTTTTAGAGATTGTTTGTGCCCCATCTTTTAGCGATGGGGCATTAGAAGTCTTAAAAAAGAAAAAAGATAGAAGACTTGTAATCCAAAAGAAATCTGTATTAACAGAAGGAAAAATTTATCGTTCAATTCCAGGTGGAATTCTGACTCAGGATTCTGATTCGATTTCGTTGAAAGAAGACGAATTAAAAATTGTTACAGATAAAGCACCATCAAAACAGGAATTGGAAGATCTAAAATTTGCATGGAAAATAGCAAAGCATACAAAATCCAATGCAATTGTTTATGTCAAAGACAAAGCAACCTTGGGCGTTGGTGCAGGGCAGATGTCAAGGATAGATTCTGCTAAGATTGCAGTAATGAAAGCAAAAGAACATGGTTTGGAATTAAACGGATCAGTAGCAGCATCAGATGCATTTTTTCCTTTTGCAGATGGATTACTAGAGATAATTAAATGCGGTGCTGTTTCAGTTATTCAACCTGGCGGCTCTGTACGTGATCAGGAAGTAATTGACGCCGCAAATCAAAATAAAATTTCTATGGTATTTACCGGAATAAGGCACTTTAAACATTAA
- a CDS encoding phosphoribosylglycinamide formyltransferase, which yields MKIAVFVSGRGSNLSAILNYPNLKTLIEVVAVVSDKTDCKAFEIANQFGIKNFTIGAGEGKISINNITQDFLNLDVNFIVLAGYLKLIPTELIKNFENRIINIHPALLPSFGGRGMYGMNVHSAVFKSSVKVSGATVHFVDSSYDTGKIIAQKCVDISDVKSPEEIAERVLKIEHEILPTVVKAFAENRVSIESNRVKILN from the coding sequence TTGAAAATCGCTGTTTTTGTATCAGGTAGAGGTTCAAACCTAAGTGCAATTTTAAATTATCCCAATTTGAAAACACTAATTGAAGTTGTGGCGGTAGTTAGTGATAAAACTGATTGCAAAGCTTTTGAGATTGCAAATCAATTTGGAATAAAAAATTTTACAATTGGTGCGGGAGAAGGAAAGATTAGTATTAATAATATTACTCAAGATTTTTTAAATCTTGATGTTAATTTTATTGTTCTTGCTGGCTATCTTAAACTTATTCCAACCGAGTTGATTAAAAATTTTGAGAATCGAATAATAAATATTCATCCTGCGCTTCTCCCATCTTTTGGAGGGAGAGGAATGTATGGAATGAATGTTCATAGTGCTGTTTTTAAATCATCCGTAAAAGTTAGCGGTGCAACAGTACATTTTGTTGATTCAAGTTACGATACGGGAAAAATTATTGCTCAAAAATGTGTTGATATTTCTGATGTGAAAAGTCCGGAAGAGATTGCAGAACGAGTCTTAAAGATTGAACATGAGATTTTACCTACAGTTGTAAAAGCATTTGCTGAAAATAGAGTTAGCATTGAATCGAATAGAGTTAAAATACTAAACTAA
- a CDS encoding DUF3808 domain-containing protein: MKKVLLIVVLFASVTPILFSQQLTDKQIQVGLDKIYNFNWDAGFEAFNSIIKKNPDDPRGYHYKSIIFLWYYLGNLNETNLDSFIYFSDKSLELANQKLTDKTTADLKYLIGSIYYNKSIAEARNGNYLQALWTSNQMKLNFEEAVKIKPDLYDAFLGLGLYNFALSQIPSTLEWAANLVGITADKELGLTYVNKSVQKGKLSKIDAQYYLSQLYSRVIVDHTAAKELLNNLVRRYPKNLLFNFSLAWVEYELNDLTNAEKHLRFVINANDSLYPFVVSNSNYFLGNVFFSRNQFDSAKVYYQNYLKLSINDDYKGITNLQLGLCYEISGNRKDAIKFYETSSDGNSDIEEDLYAERKGNDFEDRKLSTNEIRLIKFSNLIKQNKLAVAKDSLLNFVEENKLTNDLKAQARLCLAQISYKQKKYQESLNFAVDCIKTDVENEIWVHAFAYYMGAWNCYQQKKYTDSKLFLLQINELDEYDFRNSLENKIYTLQRLLPPGSNK, translated from the coding sequence ATGAAAAAAGTATTGTTAATAGTAGTTCTTTTCGCATCAGTTACGCCAATTTTATTTTCACAGCAGCTTACTGATAAACAAATTCAGGTAGGATTGGATAAAATTTATAATTTTAATTGGGATGCCGGATTTGAGGCTTTCAATTCAATCATAAAAAAAAATCCAGATGATCCAAGAGGTTATCATTACAAATCAATAATTTTTTTGTGGTACTATCTTGGTAATCTTAATGAAACTAATTTGGATTCGTTTATTTATTTCTCTGACAAATCACTTGAATTAGCTAATCAAAAGCTAACTGATAAAACCACTGCCGATCTTAAATACTTGATTGGTTCTATCTATTATAATAAGTCCATAGCTGAAGCAAGAAACGGAAATTATTTGCAGGCGCTTTGGACAAGTAATCAGATGAAATTAAATTTTGAAGAAGCTGTAAAAATTAAACCTGATTTATACGATGCTTTTTTGGGATTAGGGCTTTACAATTTTGCGCTTTCGCAAATTCCTTCTACCCTTGAATGGGCTGCAAATCTTGTTGGCATCACTGCTGATAAAGAATTGGGATTAACTTATGTTAATAAATCAGTTCAAAAGGGAAAACTTTCTAAAATTGATGCACAGTATTATTTATCGCAACTTTACTCTCGTGTAATTGTTGACCATACTGCTGCAAAAGAATTATTAAATAATCTCGTTAGACGCTATCCAAAAAATTTACTGTTTAATTTTTCACTTGCATGGGTTGAGTATGAATTGAATGATTTGACAAATGCAGAAAAACATTTGAGGTTTGTAATTAATGCCAATGATAGTTTATATCCATTTGTAGTTTCTAACTCAAATTATTTTCTAGGTAATGTTTTTTTTTCGCGCAACCAATTTGATTCTGCAAAAGTTTATTATCAAAATTATTTAAAATTGAGTATAAACGACGACTACAAAGGTATTACAAATCTGCAATTAGGATTGTGTTATGAAATTTCTGGTAACAGAAAAGATGCAATAAAATTTTATGAGACTTCATCTGATGGAAATTCCGATATCGAAGAAGATCTTTATGCTGAGCGTAAAGGAAATGATTTTGAGGATAGGAAGTTAAGCACAAATGAAATTCGATTAATTAAGTTTTCAAATTTGATCAAACAAAATAAACTGGCAGTTGCAAAAGATTCTTTGTTAAACTTTGTTGAAGAAAATAAACTTACAAACGATTTAAAAGCTCAGGCAAGACTCTGTTTGGCTCAAATAAGTTATAAACAGAAAAAATATCAGGAATCTTTAAACTTTGCTGTAGATTGTATTAAAACTGATGTTGAAAATGAAATTTGGGTTCACGCTTTTGCTTATTATATGGGTGCCTGGAATTGTTATCAACAAAAAAAATATACAGATTCTAAATTATTCCTTTTGCAGATAAATGAACTTGATGAATATGATTTTCGAAATTCTTTAGAAAATAAAATTTATACATTACAAAGATTATTGCCTCCTGGTAGCAATAAATAA
- a CDS encoding CTP synthase, which yields MSPRKKVKFIFVTGGVVSSLGKGITASSLGLLLKQRGFRVTIQKFDPYINVDPGTMSPFQHGEVYVTDDGAETDLDLGHYERFLDVNMTRANNTTTGQVYNEVITKERRGDFLGATVQVIPHITDEIKNRMLKLSELGEYDIIISEIGGTVGDIESLPFIEAMRQLMLQFGRANTMNIHVTLVPYIASAGEVKTKPTQHSVKNLLELGIQPDVLICRSEKKLSRELRDKIALFCNVASKAVISAYDCSSIYEVPLVLHKEKFDQTVLERLHLPDRKNNLDNWEQFVASVKNPIEKVEIAVCGKYIEHMDAYKSIMESFIHAGAENKCKVVVRPISAEALETESVEKLLDGVSGILVPGGFGERGIEGKIKAVQYARENDIPFLGICLGMQCAVIEFARNVCGIKNAHSSEFKKNKFSVIDLMPDQKNIKDMGATMRLGAYPCSIKDKTLAYKAYQNNYISERHRHRYELNNKYRGVLTEKGLVLSGLSPDRELVEMIELPEKKWFVACQFHPELKSRATKAHPLFREFVKASLALSLSKRKAYRNLNFK from the coding sequence ATGTCTCCAAGAAAAAAAGTTAAGTTTATCTTCGTTACAGGCGGAGTAGTTTCGTCTTTAGGCAAGGGAATCACTGCCTCATCTCTCGGTTTACTTCTTAAACAACGCGGCTTTAGAGTCACAATCCAAAAATTTGATCCGTACATAAACGTTGATCCCGGAACTATGAGTCCATTTCAACATGGCGAGGTTTATGTTACTGATGATGGAGCAGAAACCGATCTTGATCTTGGGCATTATGAGCGTTTTCTAGATGTGAATATGACTCGTGCTAACAACACAACTACAGGGCAGGTTTACAACGAAGTTATTACCAAAGAAAGACGTGGAGATTTTTTAGGTGCAACAGTCCAGGTAATTCCGCATATAACTGATGAAATTAAAAATAGGATGTTAAAACTCAGTGAGCTTGGTGAGTATGATATTATTATCAGTGAAATTGGTGGAACAGTTGGTGATATTGAAAGTTTGCCATTTATTGAGGCCATGAGACAATTAATGCTCCAGTTCGGCAGAGCAAACACAATGAATATTCATGTTACGCTTGTACCTTATATTGCTTCCGCCGGCGAAGTGAAAACCAAACCAACGCAGCATAGTGTTAAAAATTTACTTGAGTTAGGAATTCAACCTGATGTGTTGATTTGTAGGTCTGAGAAAAAATTAAGCAGAGAATTGCGCGATAAGATTGCTTTGTTTTGTAATGTTGCTTCCAAGGCAGTTATTTCAGCTTATGATTGCTCATCTATTTATGAGGTCCCTTTAGTTCTGCATAAAGAAAAGTTTGATCAAACTGTGTTAGAAAGATTACATCTGCCTGACAGAAAAAATAATTTAGATAATTGGGAACAGTTTGTTGCAAGTGTAAAAAACCCTATCGAAAAAGTTGAGATAGCGGTTTGTGGAAAATATATTGAGCACATGGATGCATATAAAAGTATTATGGAATCTTTTATACATGCAGGCGCGGAAAATAAATGCAAAGTTGTTGTTCGTCCTATCAGTGCAGAAGCTCTTGAAACTGAATCAGTTGAGAAATTATTAGATGGCGTAAGCGGTATACTTGTACCCGGTGGATTTGGTGAACGCGGTATTGAAGGGAAGATTAAAGCTGTTCAGTACGCTCGTGAGAATGATATTCCATTTTTAGGAATTTGTTTGGGAATGCAGTGTGCTGTTATTGAATTTGCAAGAAATGTTTGCGGAATTAAAAATGCACATAGTTCAGAGTTCAAAAAAAATAAATTCAGTGTTATTGATTTAATGCCAGATCAAAAAAACATTAAAGATATGGGTGCAACGATGAGGCTTGGTGCATATCCTTGCAGCATCAAAGATAAAACACTGGCATATAAAGCTTATCAGAACAATTATATTTCTGAGCGACATAGACACAGATACGAGCTAAATAATAAATATCGAGGCGTGCTAACAGAAAAAGGATTGGTACTGTCCGGATTATCACCAGATAGGGAATTAGTTGAAATGATTGAGTTACCTGAAAAAAAATGGTTTGTTGCTTGTCAGTTTCATCCTGAACTAAAATCAAGAGCTACAAAAGCACATCCTTTGTTTAGAGAATTTGTTAAGGCTTCACTTGCATTATCTTTGTCAAAAAGAAAAGCATACAGAAATTTAAATTTTAAATGA
- a CDS encoding sel1 repeat family protein, which yields MIEKKLQSKYQIPIALVLFFFFLFPTNLLAQDSTKSLAFKKNRPYRNNPYFYQPDLSYQILQQFKLVQIANGGDPLAQHELGLRLLTGEGVAADTITAVYWIKKAASQKLTSALYNYGIMLINGWGTEWNPFTAYENFLEAAEAGMSQAQYIIGVLHTDNLIVPRDWKKSYYWIKKSADGGYQPASEVMLELSLKVSAEFRDSVDQNKYALAKDVFKKDVKEDSKMNPSLGLVFIDFDTQTDSVKEFTDKMLISDLTNLNLSVVKDSLSIQNDSLLNTFNDEIKIKLLDALANVGCHEAQTILGKLFETGEFVIQNKLIAAEYFIRATILDSPRAAYLLWQLIREKDFYIILNEAIQAGNPTAQFVWYGLHKLGYDNRLTEKDAIDLLQKAAAQNHIPAIIELGFNYYTDKYLKNDKQKGIEYWMLAEKLSSPEAEVRIAAAKVFESNASVDLSSEISLLEEYEKSGSVLAQFTLGYCYENGIGLNKNLPNAVEQYRNSAQRGNQYAYQQLKRLYDSLRPSENVFKIE from the coding sequence ATGATTGAGAAAAAATTGCAGTCAAAATATCAGATTCCCATAGCGCTAGTGTTATTTTTCTTTTTTTTATTTCCGACAAATCTTTTAGCGCAAGACAGTACAAAAAGTTTAGCGTTTAAAAAAAATAGACCGTATAGAAATAATCCATACTTTTATCAACCGGATTTATCATACCAGATTTTACAACAATTTAAATTAGTCCAAATTGCTAACGGTGGCGATCCATTGGCTCAGCACGAACTTGGTTTAAGATTGTTAACTGGTGAAGGAGTTGCGGCAGATACCATTACCGCTGTTTATTGGATTAAAAAAGCAGCTTCGCAAAAACTTACATCAGCTCTTTATAATTACGGAATAATGTTGATCAATGGTTGGGGAACTGAATGGAATCCATTTACCGCATATGAAAATTTTTTAGAAGCCGCAGAAGCTGGAATGAGTCAGGCACAATACATTATTGGTGTTTTACATACGGATAATCTGATTGTCCCCCGAGATTGGAAAAAATCTTACTACTGGATTAAAAAATCTGCTGATGGAGGTTATCAACCTGCTAGTGAAGTTATGCTCGAGCTTTCACTAAAGGTTTCAGCTGAGTTTAGAGATTCTGTTGATCAAAATAAATATGCTTTAGCTAAAGATGTATTTAAAAAAGATGTTAAAGAAGATTCAAAAATGAATCCCTCACTTGGTTTGGTATTTATTGATTTTGACACTCAAACAGATTCGGTTAAAGAATTTACCGATAAGATGTTGATATCGGATTTAACGAATTTGAATCTTTCTGTTGTTAAAGATTCATTGTCTATTCAAAACGATTCATTGCTTAATACCTTTAATGATGAAATAAAAATCAAATTGCTGGATGCCCTTGCTAATGTTGGATGCCACGAAGCCCAAACTATTTTAGGCAAATTATTTGAAACTGGTGAATTTGTAATTCAAAATAAATTAATCGCTGCGGAATATTTTATTAGGGCTACAATTTTAGATTCACCGCGAGCTGCATATTTGCTTTGGCAATTAATTCGAGAAAAAGATTTTTATATAATTTTAAATGAAGCAATACAGGCTGGAAATCCTACCGCACAGTTTGTATGGTATGGATTACATAAACTTGGATATGATAACCGTTTAACAGAAAAAGATGCAATTGATCTTTTACAAAAAGCAGCAGCGCAAAATCATATACCGGCAATTATTGAACTGGGTTTTAATTATTACACAGACAAATATTTAAAGAATGATAAACAAAAAGGAATTGAGTATTGGATGCTTGCAGAAAAATTAAGTAGTCCAGAAGCTGAAGTAAGAATAGCTGCTGCAAAAGTCTTTGAATCGAATGCAAGTGTTGATTTAAGTTCAGAGATTTCTTTGTTGGAAGAGTATGAAAAAAGTGGGTCTGTATTAGCGCAATTTACTTTAGGATACTGTTATGAAAATGGAATTGGCCTAAATAAAAATTTACCAAATGCAGTTGAGCAATATAGAAATTCTGCACAACGTGGAAATCAATACGCTTATCAGCAACTAAAACGATTATATGATAGTCTTAGACCTTCAGAAAATGTTTTTAAGATTGAGTAG
- a CDS encoding aminotransferase class I/II-fold pyridoxal phosphate-dependent enzyme, whose protein sequence is MENDLKINSKLPEVGTSIFAVMSKMANDYGAINLSQGFPDFNCSDQLIELVNHFMKKGFNQYSPMPGTTELRKQISKKIKHDYGRVYNFKNEITVTAGATQALYTAFSVFVNKGDEVIIFEPAYDSYIPAIVANGGIPVSIKLNRKDYTIPWEEVEKAITTKTKCIVINSPHNPTGAILKDDDIFQLEKLIRNKNIFLISDEVYEHINFNSQKHQSFARYDELAKRSFIISSFGKTFHTTGWKMGYCYAPEYLTTEFRKFHQFIVFAVNTPIQLAIAEFLKDEINISSLPSFYQSKRDLFSSLLKNSNFIFRKCDGTYFQLLDYSNISSKSDLEFAEYLTKEIGVAVIPLSPFYKNGSNDKLIRVCFAKKDEVLKQAAKKLNQL, encoded by the coding sequence ATGGAAAATGACTTAAAAATAAATTCAAAATTACCTGAAGTCGGTACAAGTATTTTTGCAGTTATGTCTAAAATGGCAAACGACTACGGTGCAATAAATCTTTCACAAGGATTTCCGGATTTTAATTGTTCGGATCAATTGATTGAACTTGTTAATCACTTTATGAAAAAGGGGTTTAATCAATATTCACCAATGCCTGGGACAACTGAGCTGAGAAAACAAATTTCAAAAAAAATAAAACACGATTATGGAAGAGTATATAATTTTAAAAATGAAATAACAGTTACTGCGGGAGCAACTCAAGCACTTTATACAGCGTTTTCAGTATTTGTGAATAAAGGTGATGAGGTTATCATTTTTGAACCCGCTTATGATTCATATATTCCGGCTATAGTTGCAAATGGTGGCATTCCTGTTTCGATCAAACTAAATAGAAAGGATTATACTATCCCGTGGGAAGAAGTTGAAAAGGCAATCACAACAAAAACAAAGTGTATTGTCATCAACTCACCGCATAATCCGACCGGAGCTATTCTAAAAGATGATGATATTTTTCAACTTGAAAAGTTAATTAGAAATAAAAATATTTTTCTAATCAGTGATGAGGTTTATGAGCATATAAATTTTAATAGTCAAAAACATCAAAGTTTTGCAAGATACGATGAACTTGCAAAAAGAAGTTTTATTATTTCTTCTTTTGGTAAAACTTTTCACACAACTGGTTGGAAGATGGGATATTGCTACGCTCCTGAATATCTTACTACAGAATTCAGGAAGTTTCACCAGTTTATTGTGTTCGCAGTAAATACTCCCATACAATTAGCTATTGCTGAATTTTTGAAGGATGAAATAAATATTTCTTCTCTTCCGAGTTTTTATCAATCTAAACGGGATTTGTTTTCATCATTATTAAAAAATTCCAATTTCATTTTTAGAAAATGTGATGGCACTTATTTTCAATTGTTGGATTACTCAAATATTTCTTCTAAAAGTGATCTTGAGTTTGCAGAATATCTTACAAAAGAAATTGGTGTTGCTGTTATCCCTCTTTCACCATTTTATAAAAATGGAAGTAATGATAAATTAATTCGTGTTTGCTTCGCAAAAAAAGATGAAGTTTTAAAACAAGCTGCTAAAAAATTAAATCAACTATAA